GGAGAAAGTCGGTGAAATTGCCATGCATGATGCGGGCCACGTCAGCGTCTTTGTAGCCGCGAGATTTCAGCATGGCGGGAATGCGCGCGAGGTCCGCTATGGTGTCGAGGTCCCCTGGGGACTGTTCGCGACCAAAGCCGCCGTCGAGATCCGAGCCAATTCCCGAATGAAGCGTGTTGCCCGCGAGTTGGCAGACGTGGTCGATGTGATCGACGATTTTCTCCAGCTTCAGGCCGGCGGACTCAGGCGTGGTTTTGCGTTTGATCCAGCCCGGAACCATCATCCAGGCGTCGAGCGCCGCGCCGATCACCGCGCCGCGTTCGATGAGGATTTTTATTTGCTCATCTGTGAACTGGCGGTTGTGCGGAACCAGGGCGCGACAATTCGAGTGACTGGCCCAGAGCGGGCCGTCGAAGTGATCGAGCGCCTCCCGGAAACTGTCGTCGCACAGATGCGTGACATCCAGGATGATCCCAAGGCTCTTCATGGCTGCGAGCAGTTCGCGGCCGCGCGGTCCGATGCCGCCCGTGGCGTCCGTGCCCTGGGCATAAGTGCCGGGGCCGTAATGGGCGGGACCGACTGCGCGCAGCCCTTGTTCGTACGAGCGTTCGAGATGAGACCGCTCTAAATGCGCCAACGAGAGAATTGAATCCGCTCCTTCCAGGCTCAGCACGTAGCCGATGGGCGCATCGGGCGGAGGAGTGCCCTGCCAAAGACGCAGATGCCGTTCGAGACCCTCGCGAGTTTTGATCTGGACCATTTGCCCGGCTTCCTCCATCGCGCGATACCAGGCGA
The sequence above is a segment of the Verrucomicrobiota bacterium genome. Coding sequences within it:
- a CDS encoding peptidase M19, whose amino-acid sequence is MLILDAHLDLSMNALEWNRDLTRPIREIRQREHSLTDKPDRGQGTVCFPEMRRGGIGLCVATQIARYVKRNNPLPGWHSPEQAWGQTQGQLAWYRAMEEAGQMVQIKTREGLERHLRLWQGTPPPDAPIGYVLSLEGADSILSLAHLERSHLERSYEQGLRAVGPAHYGPGTYAQGTDATGGIGPRGRELLAAMKSLGIILDVTHLCDDSFREALDHFDGPLWASHSNCRALVPHNRQFTDEQIKILIERGAVIGAALDAWMMVPGWIKRKTTPESAGLKLEKIVDHIDHVCQLAGNTLHSGIGSDLDGGFGREQSPGDLDTIADLARIPAMLKSRGYKDADVARIMHGNFTDFLRKHLP